Proteins found in one Physeter macrocephalus isolate SW-GA chromosome 17, ASM283717v5, whole genome shotgun sequence genomic segment:
- the LOC102974803 gene encoding zinc finger protein 211-like isoform X2, producing the protein MAAAAPRDPRQVGVTFEDIAVYFSWEEWRLLDEAQIRLYLDVMLESYALISSLGCCCGAEDAEAPFEQIASLGVSQARTPKAALSSQKTHPCEMCGPVLRNVFHLAEDQETQHSQKLLRCGACVKLFYFSANFKQHQEQHMGEKTLRSSVDEALFVKSCRFHVSQKPFTCRDFEKDFLTIVGHLQQQATCTVEKPNKITQCGSTSQGRRSHHTWGECKKALSPKHTLVQDQGVHTGRPCFVCSECGKTFSLSVMFASRPLLRREEKREKGIHILRMWLSRHMQHSSWMETFIAPYICCY; encoded by the exons ATGGCGGCGGCAGCGCCGAGGGACCCGCGTCAG GTTGGTGTGACCTTTGAAGACATTGCCGTGTACTTCTCCTGGGAGGAATGGAGGCTCCTTGATGAGGCTCAGATACGCCTGTACCTTGATGTGATGCTCGAGAGCTACGCACTTATATCCTCACTGG GTTGCTGCTGTGGCGCAGAGGATGCAGAGGCACCTTTTGAACAGATCGCTTCTCTAGGAGTGTCACAGGCTAGGACTCCCAAGGCAGCTTTGTCTTCCCAGAAGACGCACCCCTGTGAGATGTGTGGTCCAGTCTTGAGAAATGTTTTCCACTTGGCTGAGGATCAGGAAACACAACACAGCCAGAAACTGTTGAGGTGTGGGGCATGCgtgaaactattttattttagtgcAAACTTTAAACAGCACCAGGAGCAGCACATGGGAGAGAAAACTCTCAGAAGCAGTGTGGATGAGGCCTTGTTTGTGAAGAGCTGCAGGTTCCATGTGTCACAGAAGCCATTTACCTGTAGGGATTTTGAAAAGGACTTCCTGACCATTGTGGGACATCTGCAGCAACAGGCCACTTGTACTGTCGAGAAGCCAAACAAAATCACCCAGTGCGGGTCAACTTCACAAGGCAGGAGAAGTCATCACACCTGGGGAGAATGCAAGAAAGCCCTCAGCCCCAAACACACACTTGTTCAGGACCAGGGGGTCCACACTGGAAGACCTTGTTTTGTGTGCAGTGAGTGTGGGAAAACATTCAG CCTCTCAGTGATGTTCGCCTCAAGGCCCTTACTGcgcagggaagaaaaaagagaaaaggggattcaTATCCTGAGGATGTGGCTCTCTCGACACATGCAGCACTCGTCTTGGATGGAGACGTTCATTGCTCCCTATATTTGCTGCTACTGA
- the LOC102974803 gene encoding zinc finger protein 776-like isoform X3, producing the protein MAAAAPRDPRQVGVTFEDIAVYFSWEEWRLLDEAQIRLYLDVMLESYALISSLALIPAVPNPHREGFEVSSLAVRLMDAACLPFPWMGQCVQIHAVSVATPLSDNFLCLPVYGIAAIVMDYY; encoded by the exons ATGGCGGCGGCAGCGCCGAGGGACCCGCGTCAG GTTGGTGTGACCTTTGAAGACATTGCCGTGTACTTCTCCTGGGAGGAATGGAGGCTCCTTGATGAGGCTCAGATACGCCTGTACCTTGATGTGATGCTCGAGAGCTACGCACTTATATCCTCACTGG CCCTAATACCTGCTGTACCAAACCCTCATAGGGAAGGATTTGAGGTCAGTAGTCTTGCAGTAAGGCTAATGGATGCAGCTTGCTTGCCCTTTCCGTGGATGGGTCAGTGTGTCCAGATCCATGCAGTTTCTGTGGCCACTCCTTTATCTGACAATTTCTTGTGCCTGCCTGTTTATGGAATTGCAGCCATTGTCATGGACTACTATTGA
- the LOC102974803 gene encoding zinc finger protein 256-like isoform X1, whose translation MAAAAPRDPRQVGVTFEDIAVYFSWEEWRLLDEAQIRLYLDVMLESYALISSLGCCCGAEDAEAPFEQIASLGVSQARTPKAALSSQKTHPCEMCGPVLRNVFHLAEDQETQHSQKLLRCGACVKLFYFSANFKQHQEQHMGEKTLRSSVDEALFVKSCRFHVSQKPFTCRDFEKDFLTIVGHLQQQATCTVEKPNKITQCGSTSQGRRSHHTWGECKKALSPKHTLVQDQGVHTGRPCFVCSECGKTFRYKSSFVVHQRVHAGERLHVCGESGKSFRQSSTVSQHQSIHTGARQYKCSKCGKSLPYKSVLISPHTWRNGENSYVCSECSKSFTSSSALTYHQRSHTGERPYECSDCGKSFISRPALRYHQRSHTGERPYECSECGKSFTTSSNLHYHQRVHTGERPYECSECGKSFNNRWVLIQHQRVHTGERPYECRECGKLFKYGSQLNQHQKAHTGEKPFKCTECGKSFNNRWTLIQHWRVHTGERPFECSECGKSFNRRNNLILHQRIHTGERPYVCNECGKSFTFSSSLRYHQRAHTGERPYECSECGKSFISRSDLHYHQRVHSGERPYECSECGKSFIQRNNLIIHQRIHTGERPYECSECGKSFTCSSTLHYHQRVHTGERPYVCNACGKSFITTSKLRCHQRGHSGERP comes from the exons ATGGCGGCGGCAGCGCCGAGGGACCCGCGTCAG GTTGGTGTGACCTTTGAAGACATTGCCGTGTACTTCTCCTGGGAGGAATGGAGGCTCCTTGATGAGGCTCAGATACGCCTGTACCTTGATGTGATGCTCGAGAGCTACGCACTTATATCCTCACTGG GTTGCTGCTGTGGCGCAGAGGATGCAGAGGCACCTTTTGAACAGATCGCTTCTCTAGGAGTGTCACAGGCTAGGACTCCCAAGGCAGCTTTGTCTTCCCAGAAGACGCACCCCTGTGAGATGTGTGGTCCAGTCTTGAGAAATGTTTTCCACTTGGCTGAGGATCAGGAAACACAACACAGCCAGAAACTGTTGAGGTGTGGGGCATGCgtgaaactattttattttagtgcAAACTTTAAACAGCACCAGGAGCAGCACATGGGAGAGAAAACTCTCAGAAGCAGTGTGGATGAGGCCTTGTTTGTGAAGAGCTGCAGGTTCCATGTGTCACAGAAGCCATTTACCTGTAGGGATTTTGAAAAGGACTTCCTGACCATTGTGGGACATCTGCAGCAACAGGCCACTTGTACTGTCGAGAAGCCAAACAAAATCACCCAGTGCGGGTCAACTTCACAAGGCAGGAGAAGTCATCACACCTGGGGAGAATGCAAGAAAGCCCTCAGCCCCAAACACACACTTGTTCAGGACCAGGGGGTCCACACTGGAAGACCTTGTTTTGTGTGCAGTGAGTGTGGGAAAACATTCAGGTACAAGTCCTCATTTGTTGTACACCAGAGAGTCCATGCTGGAGAAAGGCTTCATGTGTGTGGTGAATCTGGAAAATCCTTTAGGCAAAGCTCAACTGTCAGTCAACATCAAAGCATTCATACTGGGGCAAGGCAGTACAAGTGCAGCAAATGTGGGAAATCCTTACCCTACAAATCTGTCCTCATTTCTCCCCACACATGGCGCAATGGAGAAAACAGTTACGTGTGCAGTGAATGTTCGAAATCTTTTACCTCTAGTTCAGCCCTCACTTATCATCAGAGATctcacacaggagaaaggccttatgagtgtaGTGACTGTGGGAAATCTTTTATCTCTAGGCCTGCCCTCAGATACCATCAGAGATctcacacaggagaaaggccttatgagtgcagtgaatgtgggaagtcTTTTACCACTAGCTCTAACCTTCATTATCATCAaagagttcacactggagaaaggccttatgagtgcagtgaatgtgggaaatcttttaaCAATAGGTGGGTTCTCATTCAACACCAGAGagttcacacaggagaaaggccttatgaatGTCGTGAGTGTGGGAAGTTGTTTAAATATGGATCCCAATTGAATCAACACCAGAAAGCTCACACTGGTGAAAAGCCTTTTAAGTGCactgaatgtgggaaatcttttaatAATAGGTGGACACTCATTCAACACTGGAGagttcacacaggagaaaggccttttgagtgcagtgaatgtgggaaatcctttaaTCGGAgaaataacctcattttacaccagagaattcatacaggagaaaggccttatgtgtgcaatgaatgtgggaaatcttttaccTTCAGCTCCAGCCTTCGTTACCATCAGAGAGCTCACACTGGAGAAAgaccttatgagtgcagtgaatgtgggaaatcttttatcTCTAGGTCTGACCTCCATTATCATCAGAGAGTTCATTCTGGAGAAAGACCTTATGAGTGTAGcgaatgtgggaaatcctttatCCAAAGAAATAACCTCATAATACACCAGAgaattcacacaggagaaaggccttatgagtgcagtgaatgtggtaAATCTTTTACCTGTAGTTCCACTCTCCATTATCATCAGAgggttcacactggagaaaggccttatgtgTGCAATGCATGCGGGAAATCTTTTATTACCACGTCCAAACTGCGTTGTCATCAGAGAGGTCACAGTGGAGAAAGGCCTTAA